The Klebsiella sp. RIT-PI-d genome contains the following window.
ACGCCCTGGCGCAGCGTGGCGATCGCCTGCGGAACGTTACCGCTGGCCGCCTGCTGTTGCGCCTGGCGACGAATGCTGTCACCCGGCACGCCGGTCACGACGCGCGGCTGAAGCCGCGACTGTAGATTCTGCGGCAGAGTGCGCAGGACCGTTTGTGCCTCCGCGGTTTTATTTTGCTCGCGCAGCACATAGTAGAGATTTTCCCGCGCTGCCGCGTTCTGCGGCTGGTCATTCAGCACCGCCCGCAGCGTTTGCTCGGCCTGAGCGTAATCCTTGCTTTGGCGCAGGATATCGGCGCGGAACAGCTTGCCGGCAATGCCGCGATCGCCGCTCTGCTGAGCCAGTGGCGCAGAGAGCGCCAGCGCCTGGCTGATGTTACCCTGCTTATACGCCTGTTGAGCCTGGGCCAGCCGGCCATAAAATTCGGCGTCATCGGCCTGATTTTTACGCTCGTCCGCCGCCTCGCCACCCTGACTGGCGGCACGGTTGAGATACTGCGCCGCCGCCTGATAATCGCCACTGCGCTGAGCAATGTAACCCATCCCGGCCAGCGCGTCGGCATCCGCCGGGTTGGCTTGCAGAACCTGTTCAAAATCCTGCTTTGCCGCCGCGGTATCGCCGCTGTTCAGGGAGGTAAAACCTTCACCTTTAGCAATGCCGCCAATCCGCTCACGATAATATTTTTGCACCTCGGTATCCTGAGGATGCCGCTGTAGCCAGCTATCGTAATAGCGCCGATCGCCCTGCGTCACGCTTAACCACAGCAGCGACTGGCGTAGCCCGCTGTCTGCCTCTTTGTCTGTGCTGGCTAACGGCTCCAGCATCTCTATCCCTTCCCGGCGCGTATCTTCCCGCCAGGTCAGCGCTTTGCCCAGCGCCACGCGGATCGCGCTATCCTGCGGTCGTTGCGCCACATAACGGCGCAGTTCACTCACCGCCTGGGGATAGAGCGACTTATCGCTCGCCATGGTCAGATAATACTCAGCAGCAATACCTTGCGGCGGCATATCGCCGTTAAACATGCTTTTCCAGGTTGCCAGCGCAGCGGGAATATTGCCGCTGCGCGCCTGCTGACGAGCAAGATTAAGTTGCCCCTGCGGCACCGCAGACAGCTGACGCGCGTTAGATAATGCTTCCAGACCGGCGTCACCCGGCGATGCTTTTTCCAGCCGCGCCCGCCATTGAGCGGAGGCCTGAGTATCGCCATTCTGCTGCGTCCACAGCGCCATTAAATACAGCGCCTGAGGATTATTGGCATCGACCAGCAGCACTTTCCTGAGCGATTCCATCGCCAGTTCGTCGTGCGATTTCTCATGCCAGTATTTCGCCTGCTCGAACAGCGCATTCAGCGCCGCATCGTTGGGCGCAGCCAGCACATCACTCATCGTTCCCAGTGTCAGCATGCCCGTCAGGCACAGCGTAGACAAACGACGACCCGGATCATGTTTCATCATTATTATCGCTCCCTGAAGAGAGGCGCTTGCGGGCGTGCCGTCTGAACATGGCGGTGAGCGCCACACCCAGAATTGAGGCAGCAATTAATCCGACGATTGCCAGCAGCGCTGAATACTGGTTCGCATACCAGATAGCCATCATGTAGCCCGGCATCTGGCCGCTCGGGAACTGATTGCTGACCCGAAAACTGCGCACGCCATTTTCATCGGTGATAATTGATGTATCGCCCCGGATCCCGGCATTAATGCGCGAAGAACTTAAGTCGTCCGGCAGCCTGGCAAGCTGATCGTCATTGCTGCCCACGGCAGCAACCACCAGGCGTTCGGCATCCCACGGTGAGCGATAGCTGACAAAGCCACGCCACGCCTCGTTAGATGAAAAATAGCGGTCGGCGTCAATGTTGTCCGTGGACCAGTCGCCAAGCAGCCAGCGCTGTATTTTCTGCCACGGCGTCTGTGGTCGTACGCTCAGTGTGTTATCGCCGACGATGTAAGGCGATTGTGACAGCAGCCCCTGGATAAATGCTTTCTGATCCAGACCGCCTACCGCCAGCACATCGCGCTGGCGCAGATATTCCAGACTGGTCCCGCCACCGGGAATACCCAGCACGACACGGTTATTTGCCAGCGGCATTCCCGTCGCATTGCCTGAACGTGCAGCAAGATTCAGCAGCGTCGCAACCTGCGTTTCAGACGGCGTTTCCGGCAGTAACAGGACCGTCTGCGAATAGTCTGCCAGACGAGTAAACGGGAAAGAGGCACCGACAAAGTAAGAGAGATTCGGCAGCATTGAGAAATGCTGAGTATGGCTCAAATCGATCCACGAATCGTCGTTGAGACGGCTCTTAATGTTGTTATTCAGCAGTACGCTACACGGCGCGGTTTGCTTCGGTACAACGTTAAAATAGAGCGAAAGCTGGTTATCGCCGTAGATCAAATACGGCTCCAGCGGAATAGTCACTTTCTCCTGCCGCGCGTCGCCGCCCGCCTTACGCCACAGCATTTCGAGAAAGCCCTGTTTATTCATCGGCAAATTGCTGAGAAACGTGTTGTTGAGCGTAACGCTAAGGCGCGATTTCTCCTCATCAATCCAGGTTTCAGACGGAAAACGATAGCCAATGTGCAGCGGGATCGTCTCGCCATCCCACAAATAGAGATCCGGCGCGGCGCGGAAAGCCACCTGCAGCGGCGCGTGCCAGACGCCCGATACGGTGGTGCTTTGATCTTTACGAATAAGCTCCGACAATTTTACCGGGCGCGAGGTCGGGATCCAGCGCGGTGCGTCATAGGGCTTGCTGGTTGGGATCGCCTGGGCTTCAACATCGGCGCTCGCCATCTGGCCAGGGAAGTCGCCTTTCGTCAGACGCCAGGCAGCGGCCCGTAAGGCGGCATCATCTTTGCCGACGATCAGCAGCAGTTTATACACCGGGTTAACCGGGTTATTAATGATCTGCAGCAGCGGGCCGTTGCTTTGCGGCAGCGTTAATCCGCCGATGCGCTCCCCGGGATGACCGATCACAATACCGTGCTGCTCCGGCAGACGGTTGCTTAATGCGTCAAATGAAATGCCGCGGTAGTCTGCCTGCATTCCCATCCACGACGACACCAGCGCCGCCGCGCTGACGGTGTCCGCCGTGAGTTTTTCCGGGAAGCTAAACGTCAGATTAACCGGCGTCATCTGCTGACTATCGAAAAATGGCTTCGGAAAATGGCTGAGATCGGAGCCAATATCCAGCTGCTGGCCTTCAAGCTGAAAGCGCGAGGTCGGCATGATAACGACCCGGGATTTTTCGTTCTCATCGCGCAGGCACAGCAGGGCGTCGCCGTCGTTGACTCTGAAATTCAGGTTATTACTGGACACCATCAGCGCAGCCGGGATCTCCAGTTCAAAATGTGAAACGTTGTTGTCCGAGGCGCTTAGCGGCACATTGCCCAACGACTGGCCGTTAAGCTGAAGTTGCAGCGTCGTACCGCGGGCGGCCATCTCAGGCGACACTTCCACATCCAGCGCCAGCTGCGCGCTGGTGATCACCCGATCGCCCGGCAGGGTAAAATCGATGCCGCCCTGGAACTGGCCGCCGCTTAATGCTATCCCCTGCGCTGCGCCCATTTGAGCAAAACTGAGGCTGCTGTCAGCGGGCGGCATAAAACCCGACGCCGCAGGGGTTACAGGCGGCATGGCTGGGAGCGCGTCGGAAACGTCCTGCGTTTGCGGGGTGGCTGACGGCGCAGTTGTGGTGGCCGGTGCCGCCGTCTGTTGGGACGGTTGCGCGGCAGGGCTGTTTTCAGTGGCCGGAGTATCAGAGGCCGTATTGTCTGGCGTCGCCGGAGCGTCCGTTGTCGACAACGGGAACGTCAGCGGCGGCGTTGCGTCGCCTTGTGCCGTCGACTCCTCTGCGTGGAGTGCAGGCACAAATAGCGTCCCTATCAACAATGCCAGCGTGGTTAATCCCTTCATACGCGACTATCCTCCTTCGTCGCAGTTGCCGAAGCCGTCCGGGGACGCTGACGACTGCGGCGCGATTTCCATGTCAGCCAGAACAGTTCAAATACGCAGCGCAGGATGGTGACGAACGAACGGAACGGATTATCCTGCTGACGCGGCGGATTAATCCACGCATCGGCGCGGGAAAGTACCACGCGCACCAGTTCACGACGGCGTGAGAGCGGAATATCTTCATCAAACATAACCCGGATGAATTGATTATCGACTGCCACCAGTTTTGCCGGAATGGTAATGGCCCCGGACTCGAGGATTAGCTCGACTTCTTCGATTTCATCAAACGTATGCCGATCGTCAACAATTGACATCCGGCAGCCGCCCATTGAGAGATCGGCCGTCTGGCTGCGGGTAACAAACCCGCTGGCATAGTGAATTAGCACCGGGATAGTCACATCAATACGGATGGTTTTACGCGTCTGCCGCGTCTCACGTGCTACGGCAATCGCCGCCAGCAGGAAGATCAGGCTGTAAACGCCCCAGCCGATATTGAGCGCGATAACGCTGGGGTCGGCGGTAAAGAAGTCGTGGGCAAAGGCGCGCACAATACCGGCAACCACCGCGATCGCCAGCAGGGATGCCACCACCAGATGCGGTCTGACGACGCTGAAATCGAAGTACCCTACATCCAGCAGTCCGCCTTTATCGGTTACGTTAAATTTTCCGCGCTTCGGGAAGATCATGGTCACGAGCGTTGGCAGGATCAGATGGAAAGCCAGCACGATGTCGTAAATCTCGCCCCAGAAACTGTAGCGATAGCGGCCGTTCATTCGCGATCCGACATAAATGGCGAGGAACAAATGCGGCAGCGCGTAGCCGAGGATCAGGCTGGCGGAAGAGTGGATAATATTGAGGTTAAACAGCAGATACGCCAGCGGCGCGGTCACAAAGACCACGCGTGGAATAGCAAACTGATAATACAGCATGGCGCTGAGGTAGCACAGCCGTTGCTGAAAGGTCAGGCCGCGACCGAACAGCGGGTTATCAAGACGGAAAATCTGCGTCATCCCGCGCGCCCAGCGGGTACGCTGGATCACGTGCAGCACCAGACGTTCAGTGGCAAGACCGGCGGCCAGGGGAATATCGACAAACGCGGATTTCCAGCCGCGACGCTGCATCTTCAGCGCGGTATGCGCATCTTCGGTCACGGTTTCAACGGCAAAACCGCCGATTTCTTCCAGCGCACTGCGGCGGATCACCGCACATGAGCCGCAGAAAAAGGTCGCGTTCCAGTTGTCGTTACCCTGCTGGATCGGACCGTAAAACAGCATTCCCTCATTGGGAATGTTGCGTCCCACGGAGAGGTTACGCTCGAACGGATCCGGCGAGTAGAAGTAGTGCGGCGTTTGTACCAGGGCAAGCATCGGATCTTTCAGGAAACCGCCAACGGTGGCCTGCAGGAAAATACGCGTTGCGACGTGGTCACAGTCAAATACGCAAATTAGCTCACCCTGGGTGATAGTCATCGCATGATTCAGGTTGCCTGCTTTCGCATGATTATGCTCAGTACGGGTGATATAGCCGACGCCAACATCCTGAGCAAATACCGCAAACTCCCGGCGACTCCCGTCATCAAGCAGATAGATTTTTATCTTATCTCTTGGGTAATCAATACATTGTGCCGCAAGCACGGTATCACGCACCACTTCCAGCGGTTCGTTATAGGTCGGAATATAAACGTCAACTGTCGGCCACAAGGACATATCATCCGGCAGCGGAACAATTTCACGTTTAAGCGGCCAGACCGTTTGCAGATAATTCAGCAGCAGCATGACCCAGATATAGACTTCTGCCAGAAATAAGCCCATCCCGAGGATGGCTTCTATCTCAGAATTAAAATGCAGGGTTTGCGTTAAGCGGAAATACATATAGCGGGTAGACATCAGCAATGACATCACCACCATAATGACCGAAATGCTTCGCCGTTTACTGAATCCCATCAGAAAGAGGATGCCGATACTCATAAAGCCGAAAATATACTGCTTCTGGCTGTCCATAGGCGTCACGATAATCAATAACGCGATTGGCGCTAACACCAGCACCAGCATATAAAACAGGAACTTTTTCATAGGTCGTCCTGAGATAAATTAAAGCCCGGATTTACGTGACGCGTTATGTACCGTGCCATCACCCACGTTGATCCCTAATTTGGCAACAATTTTTCTGGCAATGATTTCGATATCAAATGCCGCCGCCGAGGAAGGGCTTACGTCGAAAATAGATTTTTGCGAGGCGTTAGCTTCGCAGACGCTTTCATCGCGGTGAACGATACCTAATAGCCTGTCGCCCAATCTCTCTTCAAGAAATCCCGTCACGTCGCGGCTGATCTGGCGGCGCGTATCGCTCTGGTTAACCACAAAAAAATGACCATGACGATCGTTCAGCTCACTTCCCGTTAAGCGATTATTTTCAACGTGTGGAAGCAAAGACATAGAGGCAGTATCGGCCAGCAGTGCCACCAGATGCATATCGGCAAATGGCGTAATAGCTTTAAGCGCCGCAGAAGGGCCTGGCGGAAAATCGGCCACAATGACCAGACCTGGATAATTCAACAGCGAACCCAGCCCGCGCGCCAGAAAATGCTCGTCGCTGGCAAGATTACGCTCGAAGGTCAGCCGCTGTTCTTCGCTAACATCACCATACGGCAGAACAAAAATATTGCCGCCGGCAGTCAGAACATCCTGGCCCCAGTCATAAGATTCTGCAGATTTAGCGACATAGCCACGCTCGTCGGACAACGGTACACCAAAGTGCAAACGCAGCGCGTTCTGCACATCAAAATCAATGGCCAGTACCTTGCTCCCCGAGCGCGCCAGCGCATAAGTCAGGTTCGCCGCAAGGGTTGTTTTCCCTACGCCCCCTTTGGGTGAACACACACAGATCAGCGGCATGAAGCAATCCTTTCTAACAGTGATTTGAGAGGCAACGTTTTCTCTTCATTCGTTTTTTCGTCCGGAGCAGATGGCTCAACGACTTTCGGCGCAAACAGACGGGAGTAGTTAACCGCTTCAGGCGGTGGCGTCACCACGCGCGACCGGGCAACAGGCGGTGCCTGTGGAGGTTCTTCTGCAACGGGTAATGGGTGAACCGCAGACGGCAGCGGGCTGAAAAATGTGTGCGTTGCAGACGGCGGCGTAACGGTTGTTTTCGTTATGGAAACAAACGACAACGGGGCCTCGACGCCGTGTGATTCCGGCGCGGGGGTTATATCGGGTTGAACCGGCGTCGGCGGCAGCATGGCTACACTCTGCATCAGCGGTGGAAGCGTATGTGGCGGACTGGCTGGCGCAGATACAGGCACCGACGCGGTGGACGGCTGACTAAAAATATGGGGAGCCACGGTTTTGGGCACTGGCGATGAGACGTGTCCGCCCATTGCCAGGTCAGATTCCTGACGGCCAGGCGACAACTGGTTGATGAGCGCCCAGTCTCCCCGCTCCTCGGCAGACGACTGCGCAGACAGATCTTTATAATTCTTTAATTGCGAACGGGTTTTATCCTTAAACCGCTGCAAATCATCATAATGATTCATCGCTAACACCATGACTTAAATACATTAATTTATTCCCGCTTCTTTTATGGCGCATCCATTCATTTACAGCATAGATTATTTTACTGTTTTAGGAATACTTCGCACGCTAAAATTCTTACTAACAACATAATTAATAAGCGCAATCACTTTTTAGATATCAGTAAGTTACTTGATGCATCATTAACATATTAGCCGTAACGCTGGCAAATCATTCGGTGAAAAACCGAAGAAGATATCTGATAAAAAAGGCGTATATAAAGAGGATGAGTGCGAATTTACTTAGGGCGCTATTAATAGCCAGCTGTACAGATAGTATTTCGCATCGAAGCCAGGTCGCTTCATGAGGGTTATTGTTGCGTGTTCATTTTCTGCAAGATGGGAAAAGTCATCAGGTGAAGGCTTGAGGAAAGAATGGGAACCCGCAGGTTCCCGGTAAAGATTATGCCACCGGCTTTTCGCCGTTAATATCCTGATCAACGGCGAAGCAGGCGACCAGCTGGCCGTTGTATTCCTTGAGCTGCGGCTGCAACTGCGTGCAGGGACCAAAGCGACGACGGCAGCGGGCGTTAAACGCGCATCCTGGCGGCGGGTTCAGCGGGCTGGGCAGCTCGCCGGTCAACTTAATACGCTCGCGACGGTCGTCCGGGTTCAGACGTGGCGTGGCGGAGAGCAGCGCCTGGGTATACGGATGCAGCGGGTTTGAGAAAATCTGATCTTTACTCCCCTTCTCCACACAGCGGCCCAGATACATCACCATGACTTCATCGGCAATATGCTCAACGACGGAGAGATCGTGCGAAATAAAGACGTAGGAAAGCCCTAAATCCTGTTGCAGATCCATCATCAGGTTTAGCACCTGCGCGCGAACGGACACGTCGAGAGCGGAAACCGGTTCATCGGCAATTACCACGTCGGGATCGAGCATCAGACCACGGGCGATCGCAATACGCTGGCGCTGGCCGCCGGAAAACATATGCGGATAGCGATCGTAATGCTCGGTTTTTAACCCGACTTTCGCCATCATTGCCAGCGCTTTTTCACGGCGTTCGGCTTTGCTTAACGGGCTGTTAATCATCAGCGGCTCTTCCAGAATCTGCCCCACTTTTTTGCGTGGGTTCAGTGAGCCGTACGGGTTCTGGAAAACGATCTGAATTTTCTGCCGACGCAGTTTCTGCGCCTGCGGATCGTGCTTGAGCAGATCCTGACCCTGAAAGTAAAGCTCACCGCCGGTTGGTGTTTCAATCATCGTCAGCAGGCGGCCCAGGGTGGATTTCCCGCAGCCGGATTCACCCACCACCGCCAGCGTTTTACCGCGCTCAAGGTTAAATGACACGCCGTCCAGCGCCTTGACCAGCCGCTCAGGGGCGAACAGCCCCTTTTTCACCGGATAGTGTTTCTTCAGGTCGATAGCCTGCAACAATGGCTGTTGCGGGATGGCCTCTTGCGTACTCATAGTGTGGGCCTCCCGGCATCATCAAGTGGATAGTGGCATTTCGACTGGCGACCGTTATCAACCGTATTCAGCGCAGGTTCTTCTGAACGGCAACGATCGGTCGCATACGGGCAGCGCGGGTTGAGCAGGCAGCCATTGGGACGGTCGTATTTCCCCGGCACCACGCCCGGCAGCGAGGCCAGACGCGCTTTGTCCTGTGCAAACTCCGGCAGAGCACGTAGTAAGGCCTGGGTGTAAGGATGACGCGGCGCGCGGAAAATCTCCGTCGATGCGCCCGTTTCCACCACCTGACCGGCATACATCACGATAATCTTATGCGCCGCTTCTGCCACCAGCGCCAGGTCGTGAGTGATCAGGATCAGCGCCATGTTCTCTTTCTGCTGCAGTTCCAGCAGCAGTTCGATAATCTGCGCCTGAATGGTGACATCCAGCGCCGTCGTTGGCTCATCGGCAATCAGCAATTTAGGCCGACAGGCGATCGCCATGGCAATCATGACACGCTGGCTCATCCCACCGGAAAGCTGATGTGGATAGACGTCAAGGCGCGAGGCCGGATCGGGAATACCGACCAGGTTCAGCAAATCAATAGCCCGCTGGCGACGCGTTTTCTTATTGCCGCCCTGATGCACTTTAATCGCTTCCATAATCTGGAAACCGACGGTATAGCACGGATTAAGACTGGTCATCGGGTCCTGGAAAATCATCGCCACTTCCGAGCCCACCAGATTACGTCGGGCTTTTTCGGATATGCGCTTTAAATCCTGACCGTTGAACTCCAGATTATCCGCCATTACCCGGCCGGGATAATCAATCAGCCCCATAATCGCCAGTGAACTGACGGATTTACCCGAGCCAGATTCGCCGACAATCCCGACAACTTCGCCCTGGTTTACGCTATAGCTCACGCGGTCTACCGCGCGAAACGGTGTTCCTTCGTCACCGAAGTGCACCGATAATTTATCTACATTTAATAACGCCATCTCGAACCTCTTACTGCTTGAGTTTGGGATCGAGCGCGTCACGCAGACCGTCACCCATCAGGTTAAATGCCAGCACCGTCAGCAGGATCGCCAGACCCGGGAAGGTCACGACCCACCAGGCACTTTGTGCGAACTGCAACACGTCGGAGAGCATGGTGCCCCACTCCGGTGTTGGCGGCTGCGCACCCATGCCAAGGAAGCCAAGGGCGGCCATATCGAGAATGGCGTTAGAGAAGCCGAGCGACGCCTGAACGATAAGCGGCGCAAGACAGTTGGGAAGAATATTAACGAACATTTGACGCAGTGCGCCGGCTCCCGCAACGCGCGACGCGGTAACGTAATCGCGGTTTACTTCCACCAGCACGGCAGCACGTGTCAGACGCACATAGTGCGGAAGCGCGACAAACGTCAGCGCCAGCGAGGCGTTGACTATCGACGGTCCGAATATCGCCACCAGCACCAGCGCTAACAGCAGGCTTGGCAATGCCAGCATGATGTCAACGATACGCATGATGATATTGTCGATAAACCCGCCGAAATATCCCGCCACCAGGCCCAGAACAACACCCATGATCAGTGACAGAACGACGACCAGACAGCCGACCAGCAATGACAGACGCGCGCCGTACATCAGACGCGACAGCGTATCGCGACCCACGTCGTCTGTACCGAGGATATGTGCCCAGCTGCCGCCTTCCTGCCATACTGGCGGCGCAAGTAGCGCATCGCGGAACTGCTCCGCCGGATTATGCGGCGCAACGACGTTGGCGAAGATGGCAATTAACACCACTACAACGACATAAACCAGGCCGACAACCGCGCCTTTATTGCGCTTAAAGTAGTGCCAGAACTCCTGGAACGGCGTCATCGGTACGGGTGCGACGATAACTTTATTTTCAGTAACCTGTGACATGACGGCCCCTTACTTCTTATGACGAATACGCGGGTTCACCACGCCGTACAGCAAATCGACCAGCAGGTTAACGAGGATAATCATCGTCGCCACCAGCAATACGCCACCCTGCACTACCGGATAATCACGACGCTGTAGCGCGTCGATCAGCCAGCGACCCAGGCCAGGCCAGGAGAAGATAGTTTCCGTCAGGATCGCCCCTGCCAGCATCGTACCGACCTGCAAACCGATCACCGTGACTACCGGCAGCATCGCGTTACGCAGCGCATGAACGATGATCACCCGCATCCGCGTCAGACCTTTCGCCCGCGCGGTACGAATATAATCCTCACCCAGCACTTCCAGCATGGAGGAGCGCGTCATACGCACAATCACCGCCAGTGGAATGGTACCGAGCACCATCGCAGGCAGGATCATATGCGCCAGCGCATCGATAAAGTTGCCCTC
Protein-coding sequences here:
- the bcsB gene encoding cellulose biosynthesis cyclic di-GMP-binding regulatory protein BcsB — its product is MKGLTTLALLIGTLFVPALHAEESTAQGDATPPLTFPLSTTDAPATPDNTASDTPATENSPAAQPSQQTAAPATTTAPSATPQTQDVSDALPAMPPVTPAASGFMPPADSSLSFAQMGAAQGIALSGGQFQGGIDFTLPGDRVITSAQLALDVEVSPEMAARGTTLQLQLNGQSLGNVPLSASDNNVSHFELEIPAALMVSSNNLNFRVNDGDALLCLRDENEKSRVVIMPTSRFQLEGQQLDIGSDLSHFPKPFFDSQQMTPVNLTFSFPEKLTADTVSAAALVSSWMGMQADYRGISFDALSNRLPEQHGIVIGHPGERIGGLTLPQSNGPLLQIINNPVNPVYKLLLIVGKDDAALRAAAWRLTKGDFPGQMASADVEAQAIPTSKPYDAPRWIPTSRPVKLSELIRKDQSTTVSGVWHAPLQVAFRAAPDLYLWDGETIPLHIGYRFPSETWIDEEKSRLSVTLNNTFLSNLPMNKQGFLEMLWRKAGGDARQEKVTIPLEPYLIYGDNQLSLYFNVVPKQTAPCSVLLNNNIKSRLNDDSWIDLSHTQHFSMLPNLSYFVGASFPFTRLADYSQTVLLLPETPSETQVATLLNLAARSGNATGMPLANNRVVLGIPGGGTSLEYLRQRDVLAVGGLDQKAFIQGLLSQSPYIVGDNTLSVRPQTPWQKIQRWLLGDWSTDNIDADRYFSSNEAWRGFVSYRSPWDAERLVVAAVGSNDDQLARLPDDLSSSRINAGIRGDTSIITDENGVRSFRVSNQFPSGQMPGYMMAIWYANQYSALLAIVGLIAASILGVALTAMFRRHARKRLSSGSDNNDET
- the bcsA gene encoding UDP-forming cellulose synthase catalytic subunit, encoding MKKFLFYMLVLVLAPIALLIIVTPMDSQKQYIFGFMSIGILFLMGFSKRRSISVIMVVMSLLMSTRYMYFRLTQTLHFNSEIEAILGMGLFLAEVYIWVMLLLNYLQTVWPLKREIVPLPDDMSLWPTVDVYIPTYNEPLEVVRDTVLAAQCIDYPRDKIKIYLLDDGSRREFAVFAQDVGVGYITRTEHNHAKAGNLNHAMTITQGELICVFDCDHVATRIFLQATVGGFLKDPMLALVQTPHYFYSPDPFERNLSVGRNIPNEGMLFYGPIQQGNDNWNATFFCGSCAVIRRSALEEIGGFAVETVTEDAHTALKMQRRGWKSAFVDIPLAAGLATERLVLHVIQRTRWARGMTQIFRLDNPLFGRGLTFQQRLCYLSAMLYYQFAIPRVVFVTAPLAYLLFNLNIIHSSASLILGYALPHLFLAIYVGSRMNGRYRYSFWGEIYDIVLAFHLILPTLVTMIFPKRGKFNVTDKGGLLDVGYFDFSVVRPHLVVASLLAIAVVAGIVRAFAHDFFTADPSVIALNIGWGVYSLIFLLAAIAVARETRQTRKTIRIDVTIPVLIHYASGFVTRSQTADLSMGGCRMSIVDDRHTFDEIEEVELILESGAITIPAKLVAVDNQFIRVMFDEDIPLSRRRELVRVVLSRADAWINPPRQQDNPFRSFVTILRCVFELFWLTWKSRRSRQRPRTASATATKEDSRV
- the bcsQ gene encoding cellulose biosynthesis protein BcsQ, whose amino-acid sequence is MPLICVCSPKGGVGKTTLAANLTYALARSGSKVLAIDFDVQNALRLHFGVPLSDERGYVAKSAESYDWGQDVLTAGGNIFVLPYGDVSEEQRLTFERNLASDEHFLARGLGSLLNYPGLVIVADFPPGPSAALKAITPFADMHLVALLADTASMSLLPHVENNRLTGSELNDRHGHFFVVNQSDTRRQISRDVTGFLEERLGDRLLGIVHRDESVCEANASQKSIFDVSPSSAAAFDIEIIARKIVAKLGINVGDGTVHNASRKSGL
- a CDS encoding cellulose biosynthesis protein BcsO, producing the protein MNHYDDLQRFKDKTRSQLKNYKDLSAQSSAEERGDWALINQLSPGRQESDLAMGGHVSSPVPKTVAPHIFSQPSTASVPVSAPASPPHTLPPLMQSVAMLPPTPVQPDITPAPESHGVEAPLSFVSITKTTVTPPSATHTFFSPLPSAVHPLPVAEEPPQAPPVARSRVVTPPPEAVNYSRLFAPKVVEPSAPDEKTNEEKTLPLKSLLERIASCR
- the dppF gene encoding dipeptide ABC transporter ATP-binding subunit DppF, whose translation is MSTQEAIPQQPLLQAIDLKKHYPVKKGLFAPERLVKALDGVSFNLERGKTLAVVGESGCGKSTLGRLLTMIETPTGGELYFQGQDLLKHDPQAQKLRRQKIQIVFQNPYGSLNPRKKVGQILEEPLMINSPLSKAERREKALAMMAKVGLKTEHYDRYPHMFSGGQRQRIAIARGLMLDPDVVIADEPVSALDVSVRAQVLNLMMDLQQDLGLSYVFISHDLSVVEHIADEVMVMYLGRCVEKGSKDQIFSNPLHPYTQALLSATPRLNPDDRRERIKLTGELPSPLNPPPGCAFNARCRRRFGPCTQLQPQLKEYNGQLVACFAVDQDINGEKPVA
- the dppD gene encoding dipeptide ABC transporter ATP-binding protein — its product is MALLNVDKLSVHFGDEGTPFRAVDRVSYSVNQGEVVGIVGESGSGKSVSSLAIMGLIDYPGRVMADNLEFNGQDLKRISEKARRNLVGSEVAMIFQDPMTSLNPCYTVGFQIMEAIKVHQGGNKKTRRQRAIDLLNLVGIPDPASRLDVYPHQLSGGMSQRVMIAMAIACRPKLLIADEPTTALDVTIQAQIIELLLELQQKENMALILITHDLALVAEAAHKIIVMYAGQVVETGASTEIFRAPRHPYTQALLRALPEFAQDKARLASLPGVVPGKYDRPNGCLLNPRCPYATDRCRSEEPALNTVDNGRQSKCHYPLDDAGRPTL
- the dppC gene encoding dipeptide ABC transporter permease DppC — protein: MSQVTENKVIVAPVPMTPFQEFWHYFKRNKGAVVGLVYVVVVVLIAIFANVVAPHNPAEQFRDALLAPPVWQEGGSWAHILGTDDVGRDTLSRLMYGARLSLLVGCLVVVLSLIMGVVLGLVAGYFGGFIDNIIMRIVDIMLALPSLLLALVLVAIFGPSIVNASLALTFVALPHYVRLTRAAVLVEVNRDYVTASRVAGAGALRQMFVNILPNCLAPLIVQASLGFSNAILDMAALGFLGMGAQPPTPEWGTMLSDVLQFAQSAWWVVTFPGLAILLTVLAFNLMGDGLRDALDPKLKQ